The following are encoded together in the Kribbella sp. CA-293567 genome:
- a CDS encoding ABC transporter ATP-binding protein, whose protein sequence is MTQTDLAIRVRGLVKRYPGKVAVAGVDLDIHRGEVFALLGPNGAGKTTTTEVLEGYRRADEGEVRVLGADPARGDRLWRSRIGIVLQSSRDEAESTVAELVSHYAGYYPNPRDPDEVIAAVGLTDKRKARPRKLSGGQRRRLDVALGVVGNPELLFLDEPTTGFDPEARRQFWTLIEGLRTDGTTILLTTHYLDEAEQLADRVGVIADGRMIEVGTPETLGGRGARTARVTWTDADGPQELRTDRPAAEVAALLARFGGEVPELEVRRPSLEDIYLELISSAGATAVAGAAADLAAADAIEAGAGAL, encoded by the coding sequence ATGACACAGACAGACCTCGCGATCCGGGTCCGCGGACTCGTGAAGCGCTACCCGGGCAAGGTCGCCGTGGCCGGCGTCGACCTCGACATCCATCGCGGTGAGGTGTTCGCCCTGCTGGGCCCGAACGGCGCGGGCAAGACCACGACCACGGAGGTGCTGGAGGGGTACCGCCGTGCGGACGAGGGCGAGGTCAGGGTGCTGGGGGCGGACCCGGCCCGGGGCGACCGGCTGTGGCGCAGCCGGATCGGGATCGTACTGCAGAGCTCCCGGGACGAGGCCGAGTCGACGGTGGCCGAGCTGGTCAGTCACTACGCCGGCTACTACCCGAACCCGCGGGATCCCGACGAGGTGATCGCCGCGGTCGGGCTGACGGACAAGCGCAAGGCCAGACCGCGCAAGCTGTCCGGCGGCCAGCGCCGCCGCCTCGACGTCGCCCTCGGCGTGGTCGGCAACCCGGAGCTGCTGTTCCTGGACGAGCCGACCACCGGGTTCGACCCCGAGGCGCGCCGGCAGTTCTGGACGCTGATCGAGGGACTGCGCACCGACGGTACGACGATCCTGCTGACCACCCACTACCTGGACGAGGCCGAACAACTGGCCGACCGGGTCGGGGTGATCGCCGACGGCCGGATGATCGAGGTCGGTACGCCGGAAACCCTCGGTGGTCGCGGCGCCCGGACCGCGCGGGTCACCTGGACCGACGCCGACGGCCCGCAGGAGCTGCGCACCGACCGGCCGGCCGCCGAGGTCGCGGCGCTGCTGGCCCGCTTCGGGGGCGAGGTACCGGAGCTCGAAGTCCGGCGGCCGAGCCTGGAAGACATCTATCTGGAGCTGATCAGCAGCGCTGGTGCCACCGCCGTTGCTGGTGCCGCCGCTGACCTTGCCGCCGCCGACGCGATCGAAGCCGGAGCCGGAGCCCTCTGA